One Camelina sativa cultivar DH55 chromosome 3, Cs, whole genome shotgun sequence genomic window carries:
- the LOC109131334 gene encoding uncharacterized protein LOC109131334, translating to MDNGYHAAASGVAIHEDVSEEGSINYDKIKKFITDEKAAHKYDPAVVGHHCFANKIWIAYDDTQSVTAKVTYAKQNCLLGYFAWNVGADVNTLLSTAAWKAWSG from the exons ATGGATAACGGCTATCATGCGGCCGCCTCCGGAGTAGCCATACATGAGGACGTATCTGAGGAGGGTTCTATAAACTATGATAAGATAAAGAAGTTCATAACTGATGAGAAAGCAGCACATAAGTATGACCCCGCGGTTGTCGGGCATCATTGTTTCGCCAACAAGATTTGGATTGCGTACGACGATACTCAGAGTGTGACGGCCAAAGTGACATACGCTAAGCAGAACTGTCTGCTTGGTTACTTTGCCTGGAACGTTGGAGCTGACGTTAACACTCTTCTATCCACCGCAG CATGGAAAGCATGGTCTGGTTAA